A genomic region of Rhipicephalus sanguineus isolate Rsan-2018 chromosome 3, BIME_Rsan_1.4, whole genome shotgun sequence contains the following coding sequences:
- the LOC119385769 gene encoding glucose dehydrogenase [FAD, quinone]: MSGLAVSASSRYLYEAESLSWIRNDSIMSGDLDSIVFALWGRGAAPQSELGLFFAMVNLVIHLPFTDLPVLRHYELGELRSQYDYVIVGGGSAGCVIANRLSADPNVTVLLLEAGGLEMASRQIPAAAPFNLRGHDDWDYHSVPQSNAALSFREKRLSLSRGKVLGGSSVLNFMLYTRGNPRDYERWVRDYGATGWGYEDVLPHFKEIEDYRAGPVDRE, translated from the exons ATGTCCGGTCTAGCAGTTTCG GCCAGCAGCCGATACCTCTACGAGGCAGAGTCCCTGTCCTGGATCCGCAACGACAGCATCATGAGCGGAGACCTGGATTCGATTGTCTTCGCTCTATGGGGACGTGGTGCGGCACCGCAGAGTGAGCTGGGCCTATTCTTCGCTATGGTCAACCTGGTGATTCACCTACCATTCACCGACCTGCCCGTACTTCGGCACTACGAGCTGGGAGAGCTGCGGAGCCAGTACGACTACGTCATCG TGGGTGGTGGATCTGCCGGATGCGTGATAGCCAACAGGCTGTCGGCGGACCCCAACGTCACAGTGCTGCTTCTGGAAGCCGGAGGTCTGGAGATGGCATCGCGGCAGATACCGGCGGCGGCCCCCTTCAACCTAAGAGGACACGACGACTGGGATTACCACAGCGTTCCACAGAGTAACGCCGCCCTCTCCTTCCGCGAAAAG CGATTGTCCTTATCGCGTGGCAAGGTGCTCGGGGGCAGCAGCGTGCTCAACTTCATGCTGTACACCCGGGGAAACCCGCGAGACTACGAAAGGTGGGTACGAGACTATGGAGCCACTGGCTGGGGATACGAAGACGTGCTGCCACACTTCAAGGAGATCGAAGACTACCGTGCCGGACCGGTCGACCGTGAGTAG